In the candidate division TA06 bacterium genome, ACATCGACGAAGCAGTATCCAACTATCTGGAAGCGACCAAGGGCTACGGCAACGACGCCTTGTACAACAATGCCATCGCGGTCTGTAAAAAGATCCTCCGCAGTAAAAAGGACGATCCCGAGATATACAAGATGCTGGGAGACCTTTACATTCAGCAGGGGCTGATAAACGAGGCCATCACCAACCTGCTGGAGTATTCGGAACGCAAGATCAAGGAGGGCAGGCCCGACCTGGCCTTCCCGGTCTACCATCAGATCGTGGAACTCAATCCCCAGAACCTGGCCATCCGCTCCAAGCTGGCCGATATGTATCTGTCTCAGAAGCGGGTGCCGGAGGCCATAGAGGAATTCACCAAGCTGGCCCAGGCCTACCGGGAGAACGGACGGATGATCGAGGCCGAGGCCATCGACGCCAAGGTCCGCAGCATGAAAGGCGAGAAGGCCGCTCCAACCGCCGTCGCTCCCGCCCCGGCGCCAGAGATCCGACCTCAGCAGATGATAGATGAACTGATCCAGCATGCCAAACCGGAGATCCAGCTGGAAGTCCCGCCCCAGCGGGAAAAACCGGCCAGGGAGATTCCCTCTCTGTCCATCCAGAAGGAGCCGGAGAAGCCGGCCGCGGCCGCGCCTCCCAAACAGGACTGGGCCACCAACATGGAGCTGGGGGACCTGCTAGTGGAGATCGGCTCCACTCAGGAGGCTTTGGACCAGTATCATACCGCGGCCAACGGCTACTTAAGCGACGGCAACCTCAATAAATCCATTGTCATTTACAAGAAAATCGCCGAGTTGCAACCTCTGGAACTAAGGAGCCGGCAGAAGTTAGTGGAGATCTCGCTGCAGGCCAATCAGCCCGAAGCCATGGTGGACGCGTATCTGGGCCTGGCCGAGTGCCTTTACCGCCGGGAGCTGAAAGAGCAGGCGGCGGCGGTCTATCAAAAAGTACTGGAGATCGACCAGGTAAACGAGACCGCCCTGGAAAGCCTTTCCCTGCTGTTGCCCGAGATGCCGGAAGGGTCCATGATGGATATGCCGGGTATTGTCCAGCCCGTACCCTCGATTAGCATCCAGCCCCTGGAACCGAAGCCAGCTCCGGCCGAACCGCCCAGCTGGCAAATGCCGGCCCAGGAACCCGAGCCGGCTTCAGCCGGTCAAAGCTTTTTGCCTGGCCAGCCTGCGGCGGAGCAACGAGAAGAGCACAGCCATTTAACTGCCCAACCCCAAGGTGGCCAGCCCCAGGACGACAGCAGTGTTCACTGGGGGAGGGAGATGGTGGAAGGCGGCCGGCAGTCGCGGGTCAAGTTCAGCGTGGCCGACGACGAACAGTCTCAGGCGCCCCAGGCCCAGGAGGAATATCTTTCCCTGAACGACATCCTGGCCGAGTTCAAGGAGGGCATCTATCAAAGCATCAAGCAGGAAGATTTTCAGGGGCATTACGATCTGGGCATCGCCTACAAGGAAATGGGACTGATCCAGGAGGCCATCGCCGAATTCCAGATATCTTCCAAGGGAGAAAAAGAGAGGCTCAAATCTTTTGAAATGCTGGGCATCTGTTTTATGGAGCGGGGGGAATACAAATTCGCCATCCGCCAAATGGAACGCGGCCTGGCTACCCCGGGTTACGAGGAAGAGGCTTATATGGGGCTGCGCTATAACCTGGCCCAGTCCTACGAAAACGTGGGCGAGATCGATAATGCCGTCAAGGCTTACGAAGAAATATATTCGGTAGACGTATCCTTCAAGGACGTGACTCAAAAACTCCAGCAGCTTAAGCCGGCCAGAGCCCCAGTTCCAGCGCCACCCCCGCCGCGTCCAACTGTTGCCCAGCCTCAAGCTGCTCAGCCGCCATTACGCCCCACAGTGGCGCCTCCGGTTATGGCCCGGCCGGCCCAGCCGGCAACCCAGCCGGCCGCGCCGCGGCGGCCCAATATAGCCTCACCCCAGCCGCAATACCAACAGCCTTCGGCTCCAGTGCTCCGTCCGGCCATGCCGCCGCCAGCCGCTCCGGCCTATGCGCCACAGCCCCCGGCCCGAGCGCAGGAAGAAGTGTCTATGCCTGAAATGGATTCTTCGCCCAAACCCAAGCCCATACCTTCCAAGCTCAAAAAACCGGAGAAACAGAGAATCTCTTACGTGGCAACCGGCCGGTTTCAAGCTGTTGGCCCGGTCAGGCGCGGACCCGGAGCACATTCCCCGTTACGGCGAATTGCTTTTGGTGCAGGGAAGTTTTAGCCTTTTGCCCCAGAAGCGCAACCCAGGCGGGTTCGACTACCGGGCCTATCTGGACCGCAGCGAGGTCCGGGGCGCCCTGAATCTGGAGCATGTAAAGCTCCTGCAGACCGGGCGGGGCGATTGGCTGACGTCAAAAGTAGTGATCCCGGCCCGGCAGTACATCCGGTCACTGGCGGACAAATTTCTCCAAGGCGACGAGGCTGCCCTGCTTTTAGGCCTGACCCTGGGCGAGCGCAGCGGGCTTTCGGCCAGGGTGCAGGAGGCCTTCTCCAATACCGGGACCACCCATGTTCTGGCGGTCTCGGGCCTGCATGTGGTGCTGGTGGCCTTCATATTGTTCCTGGCATTCAGAATTGTCAGGGTTTCCAGGCGTTGGGCGGCCATTGGAACCTGTGCCGGGCTAGTGTTTTACACGCTTTTGACAGGTTCCCCGCCCTCCATAGTCCGGGCTACCATCATGGCGGTAGCGGTACTGCTGGGAGGGATGTTCGAACGGCAGGGGAACGGCCTGAACATGCTGGGCCTGGCCGGGCTGTTGATCCTGTTCTTCTGGCCCCAGTCGCTGTTTGACGTGGGTTTCCAGCTTTCCTTCGCCGCTACCGCCGGGATACTGGCCGTCACCCGGCCCATCCAGAACCAGTTGTACAAGATCACAGAGAACGAAGTTCTGCGCGAATGGCTGCTGTTACCCCTGGCGGTTTCCCTGGCCGCCCAGATATTCACCGCCCCGTTCCTGGCTTATCATTTCCACAAGATCCCGACCATATCGCTTTTGGCCAACCTGGTGGTGGTGCCGGCCACCAACCTGCTTTTGGCCCTGGGACTATTGATGGCCATCCTGTATCCTTTGGGCAATTTGGTGGCCTGGCCGCTGGCCGCCTCGGCTTATGCCGCCAGCTGGGTATCCCTGAAGTCGGTGGAACTGTTCAATATGATAAAATTTAGTGTAATTGTGTGGCCAAGACCAGATTTAAGTCAAATTTTAATTTATAGTATTGCTTTAATAATAATATTTAACTATAACAAAATTAAAAGGATACGATTCGTAATAATTATATTTTTATTGGCTGTTTTGAACGTTTTTGTCTGGGCTAAAACATTCGTAACTGATGATAAATTAAAGGTAACTTTTTTGGATGTAGGGCATGGGGATGCCGCTTTTATCCAATTTCCCAACGGCAGGACCATGCTGATTGACGCCGGGCCCAGCCAGGAAAAGTACGACTCCGGCCAGAGGATCATTCATCCCTTTTTGAAGTATTTGGGTCAAAGCACGATAGACCTGGCCATCATCACCCACGGGGATGCCGACCACGTTGGCGGGTTTTCCTATCTGCTTTCCCGGGTCAAGATCAAAAAGCTGATGATCTCCGGCCACCAATCCGAACAGTCCTTGTTTGTTTTGGCCATGGAGGCCGCAGTAAAATCAAAAACCGACATCGACACCCTATGGGGCTACGACACTTTGTCCGGAATAGCGCCGGTCCGGGGTTTCGTCTTCTGCCAAAGAGATTCTGCCGCAGTAGGCAACGAGGCTTCCATAGTCTGTTTCATTCAGTACGGGCAAAAGTCTTTCTTATTTACAGGGGACATGGGCCCGCAGTTGGCGGATACTCTGTATTCAAAAGGTCTTTTGCCAAAATGCACCGTGCTTAAGGTCCCGCACCACGGCTCGCACATCAACAATTCGCCGGCGGTGATAAGGGCCATAAGCCCTGAGTTGGCAGTGATACAAGTAGGTCAGAATAACCGGTTTGGGCATCCTTCACCGGAAGTGGTGGAGGGCTATAAAGCTGTCGGGTCCGTAATTTACCGGACGGATGAGCAGGGGGCGATCGTGATGGAGACGGATGGGAGAAAGTTGGAAGTTAAGACCACAGCAAGGCATTTTTTTCTTGACTAATATCAAAATTTCAAGTAAAATTAAGGATCATTAAACATCAAATACTGACATCTTATAACTTATGTCATATCATTATGTTATAAATCAATAAAAATAGCTCGCTGGCATACCGGTCAGGCGGGCTGTTTTTGGATAAGAACGTTTTAAGTGATTATCCCATTATTAATGGGGTCAGTATATAAGTAGCATTTTTATTAGGAATCCATGAAACCATGAATACTTAACTGTGGAAACCCTGATTGATTCCTGCGTTCCCCGCCTTCGTTTCACTATGGCGGACAAGCTGGCTTCCTTATAGAATAAATTCATTTGCCTTCGGCCGTTATGCAATTAATTAAGTGCTCTGATTAATAACTCAGGTAATATGCCTCGGGCTTTTCCATCCGCAGACGCCGTCGGCCAAAGCCGGCAAACATATAAGCCTGCTATGGCGTCGGACGATTTCGCAGATTTACTCAACTTTGGCAAAAAGCCAGTAGTTGAACAAATCACTTCAAAAGTCAGGCAAGCAGTCGTGCTCAGTGCAGGCCTAATATCCAAATTCAAAATTCTAAATCACCGCCTATGGCGGAATCCCGGTATTGCGGGACAAATACCAATGACCAAAGCGGCATAATTTGGATATTTTTCGGATTTCTGAAATTTAAACTTTGGATTTGTTTAGTATTTCGATATTCGAATTTCGAATTTGCCAAAGTTCAAGATTTATACAACGTTTGTGGATAAGAATTCCCTGAGCTAATGCGATAGTCAATCGTTTTAAATCAGATTTGTGCAATTCGTGAATTGCGCCTACGTAACGATATCCCAATCATTCCTTGAAAATAATGTAATCAAGGCCATAAACCATTAACTGGAGAAAAGAATGAAAAAGGACCTGATCTCGGTAGCCGATTTCAGCAAACAGGAGATGGACCAGTTGTTCGACCTGGCGGCAAAAATAAAAAAGCAGACCCGGGCCGGCCGCTCCCCAAAACTTTTAGTCGACCGGACCCTGGCCATGGTCTTTGAAAAGCCCAGCCTGCGCACCAGGGTTACCTTTGAGACCGGCATAACCCAGCTGGGCGGGCATGGGATATACCTGGACATGCAGCTGGGCAAGCGCGAGTCCACTCCGGACATCGCCCGCAACCTGTGCCGCTGGGTGGACCTGATCATGGCCCGGACCTTTAGCCACAAAAGCGTCACCGACCTGGCCGAGCATTCCACCGTCCCGGTGATCAACGGGCTGTCCGACCTGGAACACCCCTGCCAGGCTTACGCCGATTTTTTAACCATCCTGGAATACAAGAAGAAATTCAAGGGCCTGAAGCTGGCCTACATCGGCGACGGCAACAACGTCTGCAATTCCCTGCTTTTGGCGGCCGGCGCGCTGGGCATGAACATGGCGGTGGGCTGCCCCCAGGGCTACGACCCCGACAAAGCCATCCTGAACCGGGCCCAGGAAATGGCCTTCAAGAACAAGGCGGTGCTGGAGATCGTGCGCGATCCCCGGGAGGCGGTCAAGAACGCCGACGCCATCTACACCGATGTCTGGGCCTCGATGGGCCAGGAATCGGAGAAGGAGCTTAGGGCCCGGATCTTCGCCCCCTATCAGGTGAACAAGTCCCTGGTGGACGCGGCCAAGCGCGACGTGATAGTCCTGCACTGCCTGCCGGCCCACCGCGGCGACGAGATCACCGATGACGTGCTGGACGGCCCGCACTCGGTGGCGCTGGACCAGGCCGAGAACCGGCTTCACGCCCAGAAGGCTATCATGGTCACCCTCTACAAATACTGGGCCAAGAACCGCAAATCCAAAAAGAAATGATTTAAACAACGTTATCGTGCCACCCTGAAATCTTGGGGTGGCATAATAACAGGGAAAGGAAGGTTTATTATATGATGGGATATGGAGGAATGGTCTTCGGGCTTAACTATTTGCTGGTGATACTTCTGGTCATAGTTCCCTGGCTTATGTTGGCCTTATACGGAATCAAATTTTTCAAGAAGGCCGCCGAGTATTATCAGACTGAGCTTGACAACCGGCAAAAGAAGGACGCTCAGATGCAGGAGCTTTTGGCCAAGTTCGACCAGCTGGTGGATGTTCTTAAAGTCAAATAACACCAAACGAATATAGAATGCTGAATATTGAATACAGAAGTTGTGCGATGCCTAAGGTATTCAAGATTCAAAATTCAAACTTCAGTATTCAGGCAAAATGAATTTCTACAAAATGTCCGGGACCGGCAACGACTTGGTGGTGCTGGACAACCGGAAGAACATCATTGGGGACGGGCTTTCCCAGCGCTCGGCTGAGCAATGTCGAAGCCTGGTCCCAAAGCTCTGCCACCGCCGCCACGGGGTGGGGGCCGACGGAGTTCTGCTGCTGGAAGCTTCTTCCAAGGCCGATTTCAAAATGCGCTATCTCAACGCCGACGGCGGCGAGGTTAGCTTCTGCGGCAACGGGGGAAGGTGCATAGCCTGGTTCGCCCGCTCCATCGGCGCGGCCGGAGAAAAAATGACCTTTGAGGCCGGCGATGGGCTGCACCGGGCCGAGGTGACAGGCGACAGAGTAAAGCTTTCGATGAATGACCCTGCTGACTTCAGGCTCAATTTCATCCTGGACCTGGGCGGCAAGGGATATGCGGCCTCTTTCGCCGACACTGGGGTCCCGCACGTGGTCATCCCGGTGATGGACCTCCGCGATTTCCCGGTGGTGGAGACCGGACGGAAGATCCGTTACCATCAAATGTTCGAGCCCGGCGGCGCCAACGCCAATTTCATCGAACTGGCTGACCAGCACCACCTCAACATCCGGACCTACGAGCGCGGGGTGGAGGACGAGACCCTGGCCTGCGGCACCGGCTCCACCGCGGCCGCGGTGATCTCCGGACTGCAGGGGCGGGCCGCCTCCCCGGTGGCATGCCTGACCCGCGGGGGCGAGACCCTGACCGTGCATTTCAGAAAAGAGGAGGACCGGATAACGGAAGTGTTCCTGGAAGGAGCGGTCAACCTGGTATTCAAGGGGGACTGGCTGGAAGAAACTTGCTGAATGGATTAAAGAGCATCACAGCTATGGTGAGAATAATAGTGTGATTGTTAGAGAGTCTTAACTCAACCCTTTTCTCCCCTTCTCTGGACCAGAGAAGGGGACGGGGGATGAGTTCCTAATTACTTAATTTTGCATCCATTCGCATGTCAGGTAGGATAGCATTGCTCAGGACAGGTTTTGAAATTTTAATTCCGGAGGTGTTATGCCCAAATGGTATAAAAGCGAGGGGTTGACCTTTGACGACGTGCTGCTGGTTCCCCAGCATTCCCAAGTGCTGCCCAATGCCGCCGATCTGTCCACCAGGTTCTCCCGGCGCATCAAGCTGAACATCCCGCTGGCCTCATCGGCCATGGACACGGTGACCGAGCACCAGATGGCCATCGCCCTGGCCCGCCACGGCGGCCTGGGGGTGATCCACAAGAACCTGCCCATCCACGAGCAGGCCCAGGAAGTGGAGCGGGTCAAGCGTTCCGAGAGCGGGATGATCTCCAAGCCCATCGCCCTGACCCCGGAGCACCGGCTGCAGGACGCGGTGCGGCTGATGAAGGAATATTCCATCTCGGGCATACCCATCGCCGACAAGGACGGCAGACTGGTGGGCATCATTACTAACCGGGACATCATTTTTGAGAGCGATCTTAGCCAGATGATCTCTCAGACCATGACCTGCGAAAACCTGATCACCGCTCCTTTGGGCACCTCCATCGACGAGGCCAGCCAGTTGCTGCGCAAACACAAACTGGAAAAGCTGCCCATCGTGGACAAGAAGGGAATGCTGCGGGGACTGTTCACCTTAAAGGACGTGATGAAGAGCAACAATTTCCCCAACGCCTGCAAGGACAGCCAGGGGCGCTTAAGGACCGCGGCGGCCATCGGAGTCTCCGGCGATTTCCTGGAACGAGCCGAAGGGCTGGTCTCGGCCGGGGTTGACGCGTTGGTGATAGACACCGCCCACGGCCATTCCCAGGGGGTGCTGAACGCGGTCAAAAAGGTCAGGGAAAAATTCAAGAATACCGATATTGTGGCCGGCAATGTGGCCACCCCCGAGGCCGCCCGGGCCTTGATCAAATTAGGGATGGATGCCATAAAAGTCGGCATCGGGCCGGGCTCCATCTGTACCACCAGGATCGTGGCCGGGGTGGGCGTGCCCCAGCTGACTGCGGTGATGGACTGCGCGGCCGTGGCCAAGAAGGCCAAGGTGCCGGTGATCGCCGACGGCGGCATAAAATATTCCGGCGACGTGGTCAAAGCGCTGGCGGCCGGGGCCGACTGCGTGATGATCGGCAACCTGTTCGCCGGGGTGGAGGAAAGCCCGGGAGAAACGATCCTTCTTTCCGGCCGCAGTTACAAGGTCTACCGGGGCATGGGTTCTTTGGGGGCCATGCGCCAGGGCAGCGCCGACCGCTATTTCCAGGAGGGCGGGGGAACCGAGGGACAGAAGTTCGTGCCCGAGGGAATAGAAGGCCGGGTTCCCTACAAGGGCTCGCTGGCCGATGCGGTCTACCAGTTGATGGGCGGACTGCGCAGCGGCATGGGGTACTGCGGGGCGGCCAATCTCAAGGAACTCCAGCTCAAGACCACATTTGTCAAGATCACCAATGCGGGTTTAAGGGAAAGCCATGTGCACGATGTGGTGATCACCAAGGAAGCCCCGAATTACGAGGTGGATAGGGGGTAGGGAACGGGCGGGGCGCCAGGCGTTGTTTGAAACGTTGGAGAAGTAATGATAAATACCCGGCAATGTTTGAAACGTTGGAAATGTTTGAAATGGTTGCGTAGGGGCGAATGGTCATTCGCCCGGTAAAATATTGAGGATATAAGCATGATCAATCTAATCATCTGCGGGGCCGCCGGTCGGATGGGCCAGGCCATCTGCGAGGCGGCAAAAGACTCCAAGGAATTCACCATCGCCGCTGCGGTGGAGGGCCACGGGCATCCCTTGGTGGGAAAACAGCTGTGCGAAAAGATCCCGGCGGTCGTTGATGACCTGCTTTTAGTTCTGCAGGCCGGGGACGTGATCATAGACTTCAGCACCCCGGAAGCCACGGCGGCCAATGCCGCCAAGGCTGCGGTGATGAAGAAGCCGATGGTGATCGGCACCACCGGCCTGGACCAGAAGCACCAGGACCTGTTCGCCGGGATGGCCAAGGACATTCCGATGGTGGTGTCCTCCAACATGTCCATCGGGGTCAACCTGCTTTACAAGCTGGCCTATGCCGCGGCCAAAAAACTTCCCAAGACCTTTGACGCCGACATCTCCGAGACCCACCACCGCAACAAGAAGGACGCGCCCAGCGGCACCGCCGTCAAGATACTGGAGGAGATCCAAAGGGCCCGGGGCGGTAAGCCGGTCTATCAGCGGCAGACTTCCGACCAGGTCCGCGGGAACGATGAGATCGGCATGGTCTCATTAAGGGCCGGGGACATCGTGGGCGAGCACAGCGTGATCTTCACCGGGCCGGGCGAACAGCTGGAGTTGATCCACCGGGCGCAAAGCCGCCGGGTTTTCGCCGATGGCGCATTACTGGCGGCCAAATTCGTGGCCAAGGCCAAACCGGGCTTGTATGACATGCAGGATGTTTTGGGACTTTGAACGTAAACTAAAGATTGTAAATTTCAAAATGAAAAGTGCAAAATAATAATGAGAAACAGACTTGCAACATTAGCTTTCCTCTCAGTGATGGGGCTTTCAATTTTGGGCTGTCAGCAGGGAAATCCCGATCCGTTCTTCAACAACGGGGTGGCCTATTTCCAACAAGGGGATACGGTCAAAGCAGTGGCCGAGTTCAACCAGGCCATCAGGGTCAAACGCAACTTTGCCCCCGGCTATTACAACCTGGGGATCTGCAATTTAAAGCCCGGTGCCTACAATCAGGCCAACCAGTATTTTTTGAAAGCGGTAAAGTACGACCCGTCGTATGTGGACGCCTATTACAGCCTGAGCATGGTATATGTAACATTGGATTCCCTGCCCAAGGCCAAGGAGGCGCTTTATAAAGGCCTCAAACAAAACCCTAACGCTTCGATGCTTTATTATAATCTGGGGTATATTTACTTGCTTAGAGCACAGACCGATTCGGCCCGCTGGGCCTACAAAAAAGTTACGGAGCTAGATCCCCAAAACTCCGACGCCTATTTTAATCTGGCGTATGCTTCCAATGACCCCAAGTATGCCCAGGAAGCCATAGACGCTTTGCGTCAGGCCGTTCGGATCGACCGCCTGAATTACAAAGCCCATTACCTTCTGGGCGCCAAACTGCTGGGAAAAAATAACAGCACCCGGGATGAGATAAAAGAGGGCCGGAAATCCCTGATCATATTGTTGGAAAGCGGCAAGGGTCTACGCTCAAATATTGAAAAAGCCAAAGAACTGCTTGCGAAAACAAAATAAGATGAACTTTGAATTTGCCCAAAGGCTTACTAAAATACCGCCATATCTTTTTGCCGGGCTGAATAAGAAAAAAGCAGAATTAAAATCCCGGGGCGTCGATATCATAGATTTCGGGGTAGGAGATCCCGACCTGCCCACGTCGCCGCACGTCATCCAGGCTCTGACGGAGCAGGCGGACGATCCCGAAAACCATCGTTATCCCTCTTATGAGGGGCTGCCCGCTTTCCGCCAGGCCGTGGCCAAGTGGTACGGAAAGCGGTTTGAGGTAAAACTCTCGCCCGACGACCAGGTAACCTGCCTGATGGGCGCCAAGGACGGCCTGGCCCACGCGGCCTGGGCCCTGTTCGGATCCGGCGACAAGGCACTGTGCCCGGATCCTGCCTATCCGGTCTACGCCGTCCAGACCATGCTGGCCGGGGCTGAGCCGGTGTATTTCCAGCTTTCGCCTGAGAACTCATTCCTGCCGGATATAGACAAACTGCCGATCAAGGGCATCAAGGCCATCTTCCTGTGCTATCCCAACAATCCCACCGCAGCGGTGGCCGATATCAAATTCTACCAAAGGCTGGTGGACTGGGCCACCAAACACAACATCATGATCCTGAACGACGGCATCTATTCCGAGATCGCCTTTGACGGGCTGGTGCCGCCCAGCATCCTCCAGATTCCGGGGGCGGAAGAGATCGCTTTGGAATTCCACTCCCTGTCCAAGAGCTATAATATGACCGGCTGGCGGGTGGGAATGGCGGTGGGCAATAAAAAGATGCTGCAGGCCCTGATGCAGATCAAGACCAATTCCGATTCCGGCGTGTTCCAGGCGGTGCAGTATGCCGCCATCGCAGCTCTTGAAGGCTCGCAGGACTGCGTCAAGGCCAACTGCCGGGTCTACCAGGAACGGCGGGATGTGCTGGCCGCCGGTCTGAAAAAACTGGGATTGGAATTCCAACTGCCAAAAGCCACATTTTATTTTTGGCTCAAGACTCCTTCAAAATATGATTCCCTTAAATTCACAGACCTGCTGCTGGAGAAGGCCGGAGTGATGGTGGCGCCGGGAGTGGGCTTTGGGCAGAACGGCGAAGGCTTTGTGCGGATGGCGCTGACCATTCCCAAGGAGCGGATGGCGGAAGCCATTGATCGGATGGGGAAGATACTTTAAATGCATAATATCAAAATGCGAAGTGCAAATTTAAAAATTGTAAGTTGTACGATGAGTTTCCCCAAAAATGATCTGTCAGAACGTTTGTTGAATTTTGCTGCTGCAACAATCAAATTAATGGGACCATTGGCGAAGACGGTAGCCGGGTTTCATATTTCAAAGTAGTTGATAAGGTCTTCGACCTCGGCTGGCGCGAATTATGAGGAATGTGGCGGGGCGGAGAGTAAGAACGATTTCATACATAAGATGCAGATTGTACTGAAGGAATTGAAAGAATCGTTATACTGGCTGCGTCTTATTCGTAAGGCTCAATTGCTGCCCGATTCGTAAACGGAATATCTGCTCAATGAAGCAACTGAACTGGTTAAAATAATTGCCAAATCAGTTATGACTGCGAAACGCGGCAGGTTAGTTTAAATTTATATTTGCATCCATTCGCCTGCCAGGCAGGCTGGCATTACTCAGGACAAGTTTTTGCAATTAACATTTTGAAATAATATTATAGTGTCTATAATTGTCCAAAAGTACGGCGGCAGTTCGGTCGCCGATGCCCAGCGCATCAAGAACGTGGCCCGCCGGATCGTC is a window encoding:
- a CDS encoding LL-diaminopimelate aminotransferase, whose protein sequence is MNFEFAQRLTKIPPYLFAGLNKKKAELKSRGVDIIDFGVGDPDLPTSPHVIQALTEQADDPENHRYPSYEGLPAFRQAVAKWYGKRFEVKLSPDDQVTCLMGAKDGLAHAAWALFGSGDKALCPDPAYPVYAVQTMLAGAEPVYFQLSPENSFLPDIDKLPIKGIKAIFLCYPNNPTAAVADIKFYQRLVDWATKHNIMILNDGIYSEIAFDGLVPPSILQIPGAEEIALEFHSLSKSYNMTGWRVGMAVGNKKMLQALMQIKTNSDSGVFQAVQYAAIAALEGSQDCVKANCRVYQERRDVLAAGLKKLGLEFQLPKATFYFWLKTPSKYDSLKFTDLLLEKAGVMVAPGVGFGQNGEGFVRMALTIPKERMAEAIDRMGKIL